GCATCTCGCGGGCTGCCTGCTCGAGCTCGGCGGCGACCCGGCTCTCGCCCTCGAGCGCCCAGCCGAACTCCTTCACGTTCGCGGGATCCATCCCGTCGAGCCACGCCTCGCCGAGGACGTCGTACGGCGCGATTCCCACCACGCACACCGCTCGGGTGACCCGCTCGGGGAGCCCGGCCGCGACCGCAAGGCTGTGCGGGCCGCCGCCCGAGCCGCCGACCACCGCAAAGCGATCGAAGCCCAGCGCATCGGCGAGCGCGGCGACGTCGGCGACGCAGTCGTTGACCACGCGGCCTCGGTCCCGGTCGGATGCGCCGTAGCCGGGCCGGTCGTAGGTGACGATCCGGGCGCCGGTTGCTCTCAGCTTCGCGTCGTCGGGGTGCCGGTTGAGTCGGCAGCCCGGAGTGCCGTGCAGGTTGAACACCGCGGTGCCGTCGGGATCACCCCACTCGGCGTAGCCGAGCGTCCGCCCGTCGGGCACCGTGATGGTCGCGAGGTTCTCGGTCACGTCGCGATCGTACGAGGCTGAACCAAGGCTCAGGATCCGGCGCGCCAGGTTTCCAGCAACCGCAGCCAGATCTCGGAAGCGGTCGGGTACGACGGGACCGCGTGCCAGAGCACCTCGATCGGCACCTTGCCGACGATCGCGACGGTCGCCGAGTGCACGACCTCTCCGATCTCGGGCCCGACGAAGGTTGCACCGAGCAGGGTCTCGGCGTCGGCGTCGACGACGAGCTTCGCCCGGCCGGTGTAGCCGTCCTGGAGCAGCGAGGTGCCGGCCAGGTTGCCGAGGTCGTACTCGACGCAGCGCACGTTGGCCCCGGCCGCTCGTGCCTCCGCCTCGGTCAGGCCGACGCAGGCGACCTGAGGGTCGGTGAACGTCACCTGAGGGATCACGCCGTGGTCGCTGCTGGCGCGGTAACGCAGCCCGTCGAGCGGCTTGCCGGCAGCGCGGGCGGCGATCACGTCACCGCACACCCTGGCCTGGTACTTGCCCATGTGGGTGAGCAAAGCGCGGCCGTTCACGTCCCCGACGGCATACAGCCAGTCGCCGTCGACGCCGCGCACGGTCATCGTGTCATCGGTCTCGATGTAACCGCCGGGGCTCAACCCGACCGACGGCAGGCCGACGTCGTCGCTGCGCGGCACCCGGCCCACCGCTGCCAGCACCTCGTCCGCGACATGCTCCTCGCCGTCCGCGACGACCGTGACCTCCGCACCGCGGATCTTCCCGATGGCCACGTTGGTGACCGCGCCGCGGCGCACTTCCTCGATGTTGACGCCGAGGCGCACATCGATGCCCGACTCGCGCATGGCATCCGCGACGAGGTTGCCGGCGAACGGCTCGGTCCGGATCAGCAGCCGGTCTTCGCGGACGAGCAGGGTGACCTCGGCGCCGAGCGCGCGCAGCCAGGTGCTCGCTTCGCAGCCGACGACACCACCGCCGATGACCACGATCCGTCCCGGCACCTCGACCAGGTTGGTCGCGTCACGGGAGATCCACGGCTGTGCTTCCCGCAGCCCCGGAACGGGCGGAACCGCGGCTGTGGTGCCGGTGACGAGGACGACGGCATGTCGCGCCGTCAAGGTTCGCTTCGATCCGTCCGCCGACTCGACCTCCACGACGCGCTCGCCGGCCAGCCGGCCGTGACCGCGCACGACGTCGAGCCCTGCGTTGGTCGCCCACTCGACCTGGCTCGAGTCATCGCGATGGTGGTTGAACTCGTCGCGACGCGCGAACACCTTGTCGGTGTCGAGCCGGTCGCCGATCGGTACGCCGGGAACGGCGTGTGCGGCATGCAGCAGCTCGACCGGCCGCAGCAGGGCCTTGCTCGGCATGCAGGCCCAGAACGAGCATTCGCCGCCGAGGAGCTCGCTTTCCACGAGGACCGCCGACAGCCCGCCCTTGTGCGCATAGTCAGCGGCGTTCTCACCTGGCGGCCCGCCACCGATGACGATCACGTCATAGGTGTCGGCGCTGGACTCAGTCATCGGAGCCGGACGCCGGGCATCATGAGCGGTCCTCCACTCGGGAGGCCGAGCCAGTTCGCGATCGACGCGAACTCACCCCAGCCGCTGGTCATCGACATCGAAGCGGCGCGCGGGTCGTCGCTGGACCGCGGTGCCCGCAGCCGCCGCTGCGGTGGAACCTTGATCGCAGGGCGAAGCGGCGCATCCGCAGCGAGTCCCGCCCGCTCGCGCGCGATCGCCGTTGCCTCGCGCATCCCGCCGAGCACGTCGACCAGCCCGTTGTTCGAGGCGTCGGCGCCGGTCCACACCCGTCCTCTGGCCACCTCGTGAACGGCTTCCCGGCTCATGCCGCGGCTCTCGGCGACCTTGCCGGTGAAGTCGGAGTAGACCTCGTCGAGCCACTCGGCGAGCCGCGCCCGCTCGTCATCGGTGAAGCCGACGCGGTTCGAGAACAGCCGGGCCCGCGCGCCCCGGGAGACCGCGCCGGTGTGCAGTCCGACCTTGTCGAGAAGTCCTTCGATCACGGCCTTGCCACCGAAGACTCCGATCGACCCGGTGAGGGTGCCGGGCTGCGCGACGATGACGTCGGCAGGGATTGAGACGTAGTAACCGCCGGACCCCGCGACCGCACCCATGGAGACCACGACCGGCTTACCCGCCGTCGAGGTGAGGCCCACCTCGCGCCAGATCGTGTCGGAGGCGACGTACGAACCGCCCGGCGAGTCGACCCGGAACACCACTCCGCGGACCTTGTCATCCTTGCGCGCCGCGCGGAAGGCCGAGGTCACGCTGTCGCAGCCCATCATCCTTCCGTCCACTGGTGAGTTCCGGTTGCGGCCGGTGACGATCGCGCCGTGCCCTTCGATCAACGCGAGCACGCCGCGGTCGCGCCCGGGCAACAGGGCGGCGGCGCGTTCGGGCAACGGCTTCCTTGGTGACCAGCGATGCGCGAAGAGCAGGCGGACGTCGCCACCGAGGCGGCGGCGGACGTCGGCGTACACCTCATCGCGGTAGCCGCGCTGGTCGATCAGCTTGCGCTCGACCGCCTGGTTGATCGTGAGTGGAGCGGCGTCGACGATTGCGCGCAGCTCCTCGACGCTCATGCCGCGAGCCTGCGCGATCTGCGCGCAGATGCCGTCCCAGGCCGACTCGGTCAGCCGGTCGATTGCTTCGCGGTGCTCAGGAGTGAAGTCCTTGCGCATGATGCGGTCGGCGGCGTTCTTGTACTCGTAGCGCTTGTCCAGCTGCGGCTCGACGCCGATCTTGTCGAGAGTGCCGCGCAGGAAGTTGACCTCGGCCGACAGACCGATGAGATCGAGTTCGCCCGAGTGCTGCATCCAGATCTCGTCGAAGCCGGTGGCGAGGTAGTAGGGAATCGTGCCGGTGCTGAACTCACCGAAGGTCTCCGCCCAGGCGACCGCCGGCTTCCCGCTTTTGGCGAACGCGCGCACCCCGTCGCGGAGCTCCTGGGCGATCGCGAGCGGGAACACCGACGTGCCGAGCTTCGCCACCAGCCCGACGACTCTGTCGTCGTCACCTGCTTCGTGCAGCGTGCGGAGCACCGCCTTCAGCCGCGGCTTGCCGCGGCTGCGCAGCTTCGCGATCGGGTCGTCCGGCTCGGCGTCGATCGGCGCCGAGGTGAGGTCGATCTCGAGCAGGATCGGGGGGCTCTGACGCGACAGGTTCACCATCCGCCCACCTTACGAGGGCGGCAAGTGCCCGCAACCGGCCGCAAGTTCCGCCGAGCGCGGAACCCGTTTCACGGGCGCTAGCCGCGTAGCCCGGTCACGAAGGTCTCGAACTGCGGTCGGCCCTCGTTGGCCCACCAGTCGGCAACCGGAGGAGGCATGACTGCCTGCATGTGCGCGATCTGCTCAGGCGTCATCTGCTCCTGGATCAAGCCCAGCACCAGCCAGATCTTGTCGCCGTCGAAGTGCTGCATCCCGTGCCGGGGCAGCTCGGCCCACTCCGGCTGGCTGAGGTAGCGCGCCGCGATCGGCAGCACGCTCCGTTCCTCGTCATCGAGGTGCTCGCCGAGGGTTGTGCCGAGAGCGGTGAGCGCCGAGGCAGCCGTGGCGCTCGTCTCGTCGGTGGGGTCGGCTCGCCATTGCGCCACGGCCTGCTCGGCCCGCTCGATCGCGTCCTGGGCGTCCGGGTGTTGACCGGCCACCCGCCTGACCTCGGCCACCTCGTCGACGTCGCCCCTCTCCACGAGCCGCGGCGTCATGAGCTCGTCCTCGCCCTCGTGGTGCACGTGGAGCAGGCGAAGGACGTTGTCGAAGTAGCTTCCGACGTCGTCGACGCGCCCGGCATCCGCAGCGGCTGCGTCGTGCAGCCAGCCGACCGACTCCGTGAACGCGTTCCGGAAGACGCGGTGCAGGTTGACCATGTCAGTGGTGTCGATCTGCGGCTGTTCGGCGGTCGTCATGTGCTGGCTCCGATCTCTTCGTTGCGCCTGGTCAGGGTCGCTACGTCGCGGGACGCTACCGTGAACGGCCGTGCCGGATGAGCAGATCGACATATCCGCGTTGTTCACCTTCCAGGCCGGGCAGGCCGAGGGCCGTTCACCCCAGTACGCCGAGCTGTGCCGGCGGCTCGCCGACGACCCACGGGTCGGTGCCCTCTTCGAGACACCGCCGCGCTGGGACGCGCCGCTTCGCTTGCTCAGCGGGCTGCACTTCCTGGTGCTTCGCGGAGACATCGGCTGGGATGGCGCGGTCGACGCGATCGGCACGCATTACGGCTTTCTGCGCGAGTTCGTCGCGACCCGCAGCGTCCAGACCAACGAGGTGCAGCGTTGCTGGATGTTGTTGCCGTGCTTCCTGGAGGTCGCGCGGCGCACCGCTGCCAGCGTGCTCGATGTCATCGAGCTCGGTTCGAGTGCCGGGCTGAACCTCGGCTGGCCGGACTACCGGTATCGGTACGCCGAGGGCGAGTGGGGCGCTCCCGACGCGAGGCTGGCGCTGGAGGGCGAGGAGCGCGGGATCGTGCCCGCGGCGCTGCTGTCGACGCCGATCACGGTGCGCGACCGGACCGGCATCGAGATCTCGCCGATCGACGTCACCGATCCGGACGGTGCGACCCTGCTCAAGTCATTCGTCTGGCCGGACCAGGCCTGGCGGTTCGAACAGCTCGACCGCGCGATCGCGACCACCCGGGACAACCCTCCACCGATCATCGTCGGCGACCTCGTCACACTCCTGCCGGACCTGCTCGCGCGGCGTCGGCACGACGGCCTCACCGTCGTGTGGGAGACCGCGGCACTCAGCTATCTGCCCGAGGAACGGCGACGCGCCGTCCGCGAGTGTCTCGAGCAAGCGGGCGAGACTCAGCAGGTCGCGTTCGTCACGACCGGTCGCGCCGACAACGGCGACGAGACCTGTTACGGGATGAACGTCAGGATCTGGCCGGACGGCCAGCGCGTTCAGGTCGCGCGCGCCGACTTCCATGGCCGGTGGATCGACTGGCTCGTGCCGTAGGCAGCCGGGACTACCCCGCGCGGCGCTTCTCGGCGTACGTCGTGAGCCGCGCCACCGCTTCGTCGAGCACCGTGTCCCGCTTGCAGAACGCGAAGCGCACGAACGGCGTACCGACGCCTGGGGTGTCGCAGAACACGCCGGTCGGGATCGCGACCACGCCGGCATCATGGGGGAGCCCGCGCGCGAACACCTCGCCGTCATGGAGGCCCAGGGCTCGGACGTCCGCCTGGATGAAGTAGGTCCCCTGCGGGCGACTCACCGTGAGGCCCACCGCCTCGAGCCCGGCGGCCAACCGGTCGCGCCGCGACTGGAGGCTGTCGCGCAGCCCCGCGACCCAGTCCGCCTGCTCCGAGAGTGCGTACGCGACAGCGACCTGCATCGGCGCGCTGTGAGTGAAAGTCATGAACTGCTTGACCGTGTTGACGGCACGAACCAGCTCGGGCGTCGCGCACAGCCAGCCGATCTTCCAGCCGGTCACGTTGAAGGTCTTGCCGGCGCTCGAGATGGTCACCGTTCGCTCGCGCATGCCCGGGATGGTGGCGAGCGGGATGTGGACGTTGTCGTCGTACGTCAGGTGTTCGTAGACCTCGTCGGAGATCGCTACCAGGTCGTGCTCCCGGCACACGTCGGCGACCATCGCGAGCTCGTCGCGAGTGAGCACGGTGCCGGTCGGGTTGTGCGGCGAGTTGAGCAGCAGCAGGCGGGTGCGTGGCGTGACCGCGGCACGCAGCTGGTCGGGATCGAAGGTGAATCGCCCGCCGGTCTCGGCCGGTCGAAGCGGGACCGGCACTCGCACGCCGCCGGCCAGCGCGACGACCGCGGCGTAGCAGTCGTAGTAGGGCTCGAAGACGATGACCTCGTCGCCGGGCTCGCACAGCGCGAGCACGGACGCGGCCATCGCCTCGGTCGCTCCCACGGTGACGAGGATCTCCGTGTCGGGGTCGAAGGCGAGGTCGTAGTACTGCTGCTGATGCGCCGAGATCGCCGATCGCAGCACCGCCATCCCCGGGCCCGGCGGATACTGGTTGAGACCGTCGTGGAGCCCGGCCGCAGCTCGGTCGAGCATCTCGCGCGGACCGTCGGTGTCCGGGAAACCCTGGCCGAGGTTGACCGATCCGGTCATTAGGGCGAGCGCGCTCATCTCGGCGAAGATCGTCGTACCGAAGCTCTGC
This window of the Mycobacteriales bacterium genome carries:
- a CDS encoding pyridoxal phosphate-dependent aminotransferase yields the protein MRLVERMQSFGTTIFAEMSALALMTGSVNLGQGFPDTDGPREMLDRAAAGLHDGLNQYPPGPGMAVLRSAISAHQQQYYDLAFDPDTEILVTVGATEAMAASVLALCEPGDEVIVFEPYYDCYAAVVALAGGVRVPVPLRPAETGGRFTFDPDQLRAAVTPRTRLLLLNSPHNPTGTVLTRDELAMVADVCREHDLVAISDEVYEHLTYDDNVHIPLATIPGMRERTVTISSAGKTFNVTGWKIGWLCATPELVRAVNTVKQFMTFTHSAPMQVAVAYALSEQADWVAGLRDSLQSRRDRLAAGLEAVGLTVSRPQGTYFIQADVRALGLHDGEVFARGLPHDAGVVAIPTGVFCDTPGVGTPFVRFAFCKRDTVLDEAVARLTTYAEKRRAG
- a CDS encoding DUF2332 domain-containing protein, yielding MPDEQIDISALFTFQAGQAEGRSPQYAELCRRLADDPRVGALFETPPRWDAPLRLLSGLHFLVLRGDIGWDGAVDAIGTHYGFLREFVATRSVQTNEVQRCWMLLPCFLEVARRTAASVLDVIELGSSAGLNLGWPDYRYRYAEGEWGAPDARLALEGEERGIVPAALLSTPITVRDRTGIEISPIDVTDPDGATLLKSFVWPDQAWRFEQLDRAIATTRDNPPPIIVGDLVTLLPDLLARRRHDGLTVVWETAALSYLPEERRRAVRECLEQAGETQQVAFVTTGRADNGDETCYGMNVRIWPDGQRVQVARADFHGRWIDWLVP
- a CDS encoding NAD(P)/FAD-dependent oxidoreductase gives rise to the protein MTESSADTYDVIVIGGGPPGENAADYAHKGGLSAVLVESELLGGECSFWACMPSKALLRPVELLHAAHAVPGVPIGDRLDTDKVFARRDEFNHHRDDSSQVEWATNAGLDVVRGHGRLAGERVVEVESADGSKRTLTARHAVVLVTGTTAAVPPVPGLREAQPWISRDATNLVEVPGRIVVIGGGVVGCEASTWLRALGAEVTLLVREDRLLIRTEPFAGNLVADAMRESGIDVRLGVNIEEVRRGAVTNVAIGKIRGAEVTVVADGEEHVADEVLAAVGRVPRSDDVGLPSVGLSPGGYIETDDTMTVRGVDGDWLYAVGDVNGRALLTHMGKYQARVCGDVIAARAAGKPLDGLRYRASSDHGVIPQVTFTDPQVACVGLTEAEARAAGANVRCVEYDLGNLAGTSLLQDGYTGRAKLVVDADAETLLGATFVGPEIGEVVHSATVAIVGKVPIEVLWHAVPSYPTASEIWLRLLETWRAGS
- a CDS encoding hemerythrin domain-containing protein encodes the protein MTTAEQPQIDTTDMVNLHRVFRNAFTESVGWLHDAAAADAGRVDDVGSYFDNVLRLLHVHHEGEDELMTPRLVERGDVDEVAEVRRVAGQHPDAQDAIERAEQAVAQWRADPTDETSATAASALTALGTTLGEHLDDEERSVLPIAARYLSQPEWAELPRHGMQHFDGDKIWLVLGLIQEQMTPEQIAHMQAVMPPPVADWWANEGRPQFETFVTGLRG
- a CDS encoding alpha/beta hydrolase, with protein sequence MTENLATITVPDGRTLGYAEWGDPDGTAVFNLHGTPGCRLNRHPDDAKLRATGARIVTYDRPGYGASDRDRGRVVNDCVADVAALADALGFDRFAVVGGSGGGPHSLAVAAGLPERVTRAVCVVGIAPYDVLGEAWLDGMDPANVKEFGWALEGESRVAAELEQAAREMLERVADDPANLLAEFDLPEADRAILARSDMAAVIRESVTECVRNGIWGWADDDLAFTRPWGFDPSTISVPTAIWWGAEDVLVPPAHGEWLADNVPGAITRVSTGGHMADPDTELEKLYGWLVGGTMWAD
- the sppA gene encoding signal peptide peptidase SppA is translated as MVNLSRQSPPILLEIDLTSAPIDAEPDDPIAKLRSRGKPRLKAVLRTLHEAGDDDRVVGLVAKLGTSVFPLAIAQELRDGVRAFAKSGKPAVAWAETFGEFSTGTIPYYLATGFDEIWMQHSGELDLIGLSAEVNFLRGTLDKIGVEPQLDKRYEYKNAADRIMRKDFTPEHREAIDRLTESAWDGICAQIAQARGMSVEELRAIVDAAPLTINQAVERKLIDQRGYRDEVYADVRRRLGGDVRLLFAHRWSPRKPLPERAAALLPGRDRGVLALIEGHGAIVTGRNRNSPVDGRMMGCDSVTSAFRAARKDDKVRGVVFRVDSPGGSYVASDTIWREVGLTSTAGKPVVVSMGAVAGSGGYYVSIPADVIVAQPGTLTGSIGVFGGKAVIEGLLDKVGLHTGAVSRGARARLFSNRVGFTDDERARLAEWLDEVYSDFTGKVAESRGMSREAVHEVARGRVWTGADASNNGLVDVLGGMREATAIARERAGLAADAPLRPAIKVPPQRRLRAPRSSDDPRAASMSMTSGWGEFASIANWLGLPSGGPLMMPGVRLR